From a region of the Candidatus Eisenbacteria bacterium genome:
- a CDS encoding MBL fold metallo-hydrolase — MRVERFQVGPLDNNLYLLTTAGSRDAVVVDPSIESETVLDTIRSRGLVVKRILLTHAHIDHILMVKPFSAATGAPVWLHADDRAYYERGKEQAASMGLAWPGSAPIAHWITDGEDVGIPGIEIRAMHTPGHSKGSVTFATPEGLISGDVLFRDSIGRTDLPGGDFDTLVRTIREKLFVHPADTTVYPGHGPVTTIGHEMESNPFVGARALKQA, encoded by the coding sequence GTGCGCGTCGAGCGCTTCCAGGTCGGACCTCTCGACAACAACCTCTACTTGCTCACGACGGCCGGATCGCGCGACGCGGTCGTCGTCGATCCCTCGATCGAGAGTGAGACCGTGCTCGACACGATCCGCTCCCGCGGCCTCGTCGTGAAGCGGATCCTCCTCACGCACGCGCACATCGATCACATCCTCATGGTCAAGCCGTTTAGCGCCGCGACGGGCGCGCCGGTCTGGCTCCACGCGGACGACCGCGCCTATTACGAGCGCGGCAAGGAGCAGGCCGCTTCGATGGGGCTCGCGTGGCCGGGAAGCGCTCCGATCGCCCACTGGATCACCGATGGGGAAGACGTCGGCATTCCCGGTATCGAAATCCGCGCCATGCACACGCCCGGGCATTCGAAGGGCAGCGTCACCTTCGCGACGCCGGAGGGCCTGATCTCCGGCGATGTCCTTTTTCGCGATTCGATCGGCAGGACGGATCTCCCCGGGGGCGACTTCGACACGCTGGTTCGGACCATCCGCGAGAAGCTCTTCGTCCATCCCGCCGACACCACGGTCTACCCGGGCCACGGACCGGTGACCACGATCGGACACGAG